Proteins co-encoded in one Macellibacteroides fermentans genomic window:
- a CDS encoding IS256 family transposase: MDRNSQEYQLMRDKALAQLRSGESLTGKDGAFGPLLKEFLEAALDGEMSSHLDESERQIGNKRNGRGSKRVKTMAGEIEIVTPQDRHSSFNPEILKKRETILADNMSSKIISLYGMGMSLRDISTHIEEMYDVEISHNTLSEIIDRIVPKVKEWQSRPLENMYTILWLDAMHYKVKDGGRTESRAVYNVLAINKDGRKELIGMYVSESEGANFWLSVLTDLKARGMKDVLIACIDNLTGFAEAISTIFPHVIIQSCIVHQIRNSLKYVASKDQKEFMSDLKTIYQAPTLDLAELNFDKLQDKWGKKYPVVMDSWKRNWDKLTSYFAYDEQIRKLIYTTNAVEGFHRQVRKVTKTKGVFPNDMALMKLIYLAVINISKKWTQPLHNWALTAGQLRIKFGDRMPLDI, from the coding sequence ATGGATAGAAACAGTCAAGAGTACCAGTTAATGCGAGACAAGGCATTAGCACAACTTCGCAGTGGTGAATCACTCACAGGAAAGGATGGCGCCTTTGGCCCCTTATTAAAAGAGTTTTTAGAAGCCGCTTTAGACGGAGAGATGTCCTCTCATCTGGATGAGTCAGAGCGTCAGATTGGCAATAAGCGTAATGGCCGAGGCAGTAAGCGCGTTAAAACGATGGCCGGGGAGATTGAGATAGTGACTCCCCAGGATCGCCACAGCAGTTTTAATCCGGAGATTCTCAAGAAACGGGAGACGATTTTGGCAGATAATATGTCCTCCAAAATTATCAGTTTGTATGGCATGGGGATGAGTCTGAGAGATATTTCCACTCATATAGAGGAAATGTACGATGTGGAGATTTCACACAATACCCTTAGCGAAATAATAGACCGGATCGTTCCCAAGGTAAAAGAATGGCAAAGTCGCCCTTTGGAGAATATGTACACCATTCTATGGTTGGATGCGATGCACTATAAAGTAAAAGATGGAGGCCGAACCGAAAGCAGAGCAGTGTATAATGTATTGGCCATCAACAAAGATGGCCGTAAGGAGCTTATAGGTATGTATGTTTCCGAAAGCGAGGGAGCTAACTTCTGGTTGAGTGTTCTGACCGATCTTAAAGCCCGGGGGATGAAAGATGTTTTGATTGCTTGTATTGATAATCTAACGGGGTTCGCAGAGGCCATCAGCACAATTTTCCCTCATGTGATTATACAGAGTTGTATTGTTCACCAAATCCGGAACTCATTGAAATATGTTGCCTCAAAAGATCAGAAAGAGTTTATGTCTGATTTAAAGACAATCTATCAAGCCCCTACGCTTGATCTGGCGGAATTGAATTTTGATAAACTACAAGATAAATGGGGTAAGAAATATCCTGTAGTCATGGATTCATGGAAAAGGAATTGGGACAAGCTTACATCCTATTTTGCTTATGATGAACAGATTCGAAAACTAATTTACACCACTAATGCCGTAGAAGGCTTCCATCGTCAAGTTAGAAAAGTGACCAAGACAAAGGGCGTTTTCCCTAATGACATGGCCTTGATGAAGTTGATCTACCTGGCCGTTATAAATATCTCAAAAAAATGGACACAGCCTCTTCATAATTGGGCATTGACAGCCGGTCAATTGCGGATTAAGTTCGGTGATAGAATGCCATTGGATATATAA
- the istB gene encoding IS21-like element helper ATPase IstB, translating into MEQIKSRLAGLRLPGMAHCWQTLYETRKVNELSLSDGLELLLQSEEDQRTSNRCARLLKNAAFRYKASIEELSNDPARGIDKSLITRLSLGEYIKNGDSILITGAAGVGKSFLASALGHQACLQGYSVAYYNMQKLMIKLKQNRLEGIIIRQFEKLAATELLIIDDFGLTTLERQQQLDLMEIIEDRHNRKATIIASQFPVASWFDIIGEETIADAILDRIVHTSHRFELKGESLRKKL; encoded by the coding sequence ATGGAACAAATCAAGTCCAGACTAGCCGGCCTCCGGCTCCCGGGAATGGCCCACTGTTGGCAAACCCTGTATGAAACACGTAAGGTAAATGAGCTATCACTGTCCGATGGGTTGGAGCTGTTGCTTCAGTCCGAAGAAGACCAACGCACAAGCAACCGATGTGCCAGATTGCTTAAAAATGCAGCTTTCCGTTATAAAGCCTCCATCGAGGAACTAAGCAATGATCCGGCAAGAGGGATAGATAAGTCACTGATCACAAGACTTTCTTTGGGTGAATATATAAAAAACGGAGACTCTATCCTTATCACCGGAGCGGCCGGTGTAGGAAAAAGCTTCCTTGCATCCGCCCTGGGTCACCAAGCCTGTTTGCAAGGTTACTCGGTGGCGTATTACAACATGCAGAAACTGATGATCAAACTCAAACAAAACCGGCTGGAGGGTATCATAATCCGGCAGTTTGAAAAGCTTGCGGCAACCGAACTGCTCATTATTGACGATTTTGGACTCACTACCCTCGAAAGACAACAACAACTTGATCTTATGGAAATCATCGAGGACCGTCATAACAGAAAGGCTACGATTATAGCAAGCCAGTTCCCTGTGGCAAGCTGGTTTGACATTATTGGAGAAGAGACGATTGCCGATGCAATTTTAGACAGAATAGTACACACATCGCATCGTTTTGAACTAAAGGGAGAGAGTTTAAGAAAAAAACTGTAA
- the istA gene encoding IS21 family transposase gives MSGKVKRMSTIKQLIQLHLAGVSNRQIAKQLGIYKNTVNKYIRTLSLDPLSCQDLLTLDDPVLERRLHAGSPAYCQDRFDDLKTLLPYIESELKRKHVTRHLLWQEYRQSRFDGYSYSQFCYHLSQLESARKPTAILTHNPAEKLFIDFAGDTLCYIDKSRGEIVSVQVFVACLPFSDYTYVQAVMDQRTESFIHALGCCLQELGGSPKILVPDNLKAAVIKADKYEPDINHVLEDFANHYGCVVTPARVRKPKDKALVESSVNRIYQRVYAKLRHQTFFSLEELNKALKEKTREHNQTRMQQKTYSREEQFLAEEKALLRALPAHAFEIRYYTELKIAQNNCIYLGRDKHYYSVPFQHIGKQAKVIYTRTLVKVYVKGELVATHPRSYKFGYTTQKEHLCSAHNHYLERSPEYYLRIAENRSEALYRLIQLIFDSQEVPEILYKRCDGLLSLQRKSDPVLFDRACHIATENHITSYKFVRNLMDKRDLINEQEVAGGTLPKHHNIRGKHYYQ, from the coding sequence ATGTCAGGAAAAGTAAAACGAATGAGCACAATTAAACAATTGATTCAGCTGCACCTGGCGGGCGTATCCAACCGACAGATTGCAAAGCAGCTAGGTATTTATAAAAATACGGTAAACAAATACATCCGGACATTGAGTCTGGATCCGTTAAGTTGTCAGGATCTGCTTACCTTAGACGATCCTGTGCTGGAAAGACGTCTGCATGCCGGTTCTCCGGCTTATTGCCAGGACCGCTTCGATGATCTGAAAACGCTTTTGCCCTATATAGAAAGTGAGTTAAAGCGAAAACATGTAACCAGACATTTGCTTTGGCAGGAATACCGACAAAGTCGTTTTGATGGTTACAGTTACTCTCAGTTCTGTTATCATCTCTCCCAATTGGAATCTGCCCGCAAGCCAACAGCCATTCTCACTCATAACCCGGCAGAGAAGCTGTTTATCGATTTTGCAGGAGATACCCTCTGTTATATAGACAAATCAAGGGGAGAGATCGTTTCTGTTCAGGTGTTTGTTGCCTGTTTGCCTTTCTCTGACTACACCTATGTGCAGGCAGTGATGGATCAACGGACCGAAAGCTTTATCCATGCTCTGGGTTGTTGCCTGCAGGAATTAGGGGGATCTCCCAAGATACTGGTACCTGACAATCTGAAGGCTGCCGTAATCAAAGCAGATAAATACGAGCCGGATATCAACCATGTACTTGAAGACTTTGCCAACCATTACGGGTGTGTTGTAACACCCGCCAGGGTTCGCAAGCCTAAGGATAAGGCTCTGGTGGAAAGCAGCGTAAACAGGATTTATCAACGGGTTTACGCCAAACTGCGTCATCAGACTTTTTTCTCTCTGGAAGAGCTGAATAAGGCGTTAAAAGAAAAAACTCGGGAACACAACCAAACCCGTATGCAGCAAAAAACGTATAGCAGGGAAGAACAGTTTCTTGCAGAAGAAAAAGCGCTTCTCAGGGCATTGCCGGCTCATGCGTTTGAAATAAGATACTATACAGAACTGAAGATTGCCCAGAACAATTGCATCTATCTGGGCCGGGATAAACATTATTACTCTGTACCTTTTCAACACATCGGCAAACAGGCCAAGGTTATTTATACCCGTACGCTTGTAAAGGTTTATGTTAAAGGTGAACTGGTGGCTACTCATCCCCGTTCATACAAATTTGGCTATACCACACAAAAAGAACATCTGTGTTCGGCCCATAATCACTATCTGGAGCGAAGCCCTGAATATTATTTGCGGATAGCAGAAAACCGATCGGAGGCGCTGTACAGGTTAATCCAACTCATTTTTGATAGCCAGGAGGTGCCAGAAATATTATACAAACGCTGTGACGGACTTCTGAGCCTGCAACGCAAAAGTGACCCGGTTCTCTTTGACCGGGCATGCCATATTGCGACAGAGAACCATATAACCAGCTATAAATTTGTTCGGAACCTGATGGATAAAAGAGATCTCATCAATGAGCAAGAGGTCGCTGGAGGAACTCTGCCCAAACACCACAATATCAGAGGAAAGCATTATTATCAATAA